The following is a genomic window from Anopheles aquasalis chromosome 3, idAnoAquaMG_Q_19, whole genome shotgun sequence.
TGCCACGAAACGTATTTGATGCTGGACGACGGTTGGTGGGCAGGCAGCCTTTCGAGCGTCGTTGCCGAAATAACAAACACGACGCTATCATCGGTGGGGATGGGAAAATGTGGCGAAAGTTGTGCCCGCGCAAGGAGGAAAACCTCTTGGCCATCCACCGCCTGCCGCGAGCGAAGGCGCTTTCACTTCCGGACGAACGCTCCTCTCTTTCActccaccgtcgccgccgcacgcacgcacgcccgcccgccaCACTCTTCCATCGTACGCTCCGGGTCCCGGAATTCCGGACGGGGTTCCGataaccgaacggaaccgaaaaaggaaaacgcgcCCAAAAAATGTTCAAACTTTTCTCGGAAAACTGCAGTCGCCGCCCTGCTGGCGTTGTTTTGCGCTTCAGCCCCGAATACGGGGAAGCGACACCGTGGCACGGGAATCGGCAAGCCAAGCGAGTTCCCCCGCGAAGCCATGATGGAGGATggcgcaccaaaaacacccGCGAGCACAACCGGATTTTCGTcgcgccacggccacggcagaACGCGAACCTACCATTTTCgactgcttcttctcctcatcGGCGTTGGCCGACATGTTTGAGCGGTGCCTTTTATCAAAACTTTAACAAATCCTGCCTCCTTGCCCGATGCGAGATAAACATACGAagagtttcggtttttttcgaACACCAAGGTGCATCTAGAGCTGCCAAGGTGTATCTAGTCATGAAAAAGACTATAATTCCCCAAAACCCCCGTTAGGGTGTTTCTACACCCAGCCAAAATTTGCGCTGCGAGAgcgcaattgtcggcaaacgtcaaaagctccatacaaagtttgacttttgccgacaattgcgcTACGAAAACGACAATtttcgcgcagtgtagaaacactctacCATGTTGTACCAAGCAGTACCGGGCCGCTACCTTTGGTGTACCTTTTAAACCGCCGGTGAAAGCACTCTTCCCGCCtaaaatcgctgtaaaagggggaaaatcTTCACATTTCTGCTCTATTCCATGAACTAGACCAACAAACTGCGCTCTGGTCGAGGTGCCCGTTGGAATAGTACGCCAGGAAAGTGCCCGGCTGCTTGTGCGTTACTGTTTACCGTTCGCAGGACACGCCGGACCACCGTTTTCGCATCATGGGAATTAAAGGACTTTCGCAGTTGATCGCCGATGTGGCACCGTTCGCCGTCAAGGAGGGGGAAATCAAGACGTTCTTCGGTAAGCGAAGCGTACGTCCCGGCCCAAAGGCGGCATCGTAATTATTTCCGATTGTTTCCCACTACTCCCGGGCCAGGTCGGAAGGTGGCGATCGATGCGTCGATGTGTCTGTACCAGTTTCTGATTGCGGTGCGCGCCGAAGGGGCTCAGCTGACGTCGGTGGACGGTGAAACGACCTCGCACCTGATGGGAACCTTCTACCGCACCATCCGGCTGCTCGAGAACGGCATCAAACCGGTGTACGTCTTTGACGGGAAGCCACCGGAACTGAAGAGCGGCGAGCTGAACAAGCGTGCCGAGCGACGGGAGGAAGCACAGAAGGCACTGGATAAGGCAACGGAGGCGGGTGCGGTGGAGGACATTGAGAAATTCAATCGCCGGCTGGTGAAGGTCACGAAGCAGCACGCGAATGAGGCGAAGGAACTGCTCCGGCTGATGGGTGTACCGTACGTGGAGGCACCGTGCGAAGCGGAAGCCCAGTGTGCGGCCCTGGTAAAGGCGGGCAAGGTGTACGCGACCGCCACCGAGGACATGGATGCGCTCACGTTCGGTTCCAGCATCCTGCTGCGCCACCTTACCTTCAGCGAGGCTCGCAAAATGCCAGTGCAGGAGTTTCACTACGAGAAGGTCCTCAAAGGTTTCGAACTGTCGGCGGACGAGTTTATCGATCTTTGTATCCTGCTCGGGTGCGACTACTGCGACACGATCCGGGGAATTGGGCCGAAGAAGGCGATCGAACTGATCAACAAGCACCGCTCGATCGACCAGATACTGGAGCACCTGGACAAGAGCAAGTACGTGGTGCCGGAAGATTGGAACTATCAGCAGGCCCGTCGGCTGTTTAAAGAGCCGGAGGTGGCCGATGCGACCGGAATCGAGCTGAAGTGGAGTGAACCGGACGAGGAGGGATTGGTAAAGTACCTGTGCGGTGATCGACAGTTTAACGAGGATCGTATCCGGGCGGGTGCGAAGAAAAtactgaaaaccaaaaacagcgCCACCCAGGGACGGTTGGATTCGTTCTTCAAGGTGTTGCCATCGGCAGCCGGATCCGCCACACCGAAGCGCAAGCAGGAGGACAAGAAACCACTCGTTGGATCGGCCGCGAAGAAAGCCAAAACCGCGACCCCTCGAGGAAGGAAGCCCAAGTAACGTTCATTAAATCGCTATTGAGATAAGCAATGAGTTATCGGatttataataataaaaaaaagaataatttttGTAAATACTGCCCCCTCTGCCGCGTTTAACACATGTACTGCTTGGCCAGGGATCGTAGAAAGCGATTCTTCCGTACGGCGGCGGCCTCTCGCTTGATCTCATCGTTACTGTTTGCGTTCAGCTCCAGCTGGGCAAGGAACGAGCTCtggaaaggagagaaaggacAGCGAACATTTAGCACCGGTATCGTGGTGGACCTGGCTATACGTACAGCTTGCAGACGGCGCATATGTTCgccctttttctggtgccAGTTGACGATGAACTCGAGTAGCGTTGGATCCCAGATGCAGCTGTAGTACGAATCCATCGCATCCGCACTGTTGGCCGCTTTCTCGCTGATGCTTTTGAAGGCGAGCCCATAATCCGGTTCATCGAAGAACTGGCACATGACGGCGGCCTGCACGAAGCAGCCCAGGTTTGAGCTGCACTTGATCATGCGCCGAACCAGCACATCGTCTAGCAGTGGCCGCTGCGCATGCACCGTACAGTATTCGGTACCGGAGATGAGCACCGTAACGTAGCAACGCATGGCCGCCTCGTGATTGTTGCTCACGTACTCCAGATCACCCTTCAGCTTGATCCAAGGGATGTTGTTCGGATAGTAACGGAGCGCTTGGTTAAGTAGCAGATGAAGTGCTTCCGATACCAGCTTCAGGTTGTAGATTGAGGTATTGTTCAGATTGCTAGGCCACAGGAACAGATACTCGGCACTGATGTCGAGGTTCGTTTCATCTTTCAGTATGTTGTGGATCCGCGAAAGTAGCGAAAGCAGAAGCGAGATGACGAGTGGATCTCGTAGCTTTACGATCAGTTGTACCAGTGGGCCATCAGAGGGCAGCTGCCGTTGTCTTGACCCTGGTGGATTGAGAAACATGGGTAGCACCAGTTCCCAGGCTTCACGGCTTGTCTTTTTGGTGCCTTTGAACTTTTCGATGTCGAGGAATGCTTGTGCCAGTGCCGAGCACAGTTCCAGTCCCGGGTATCGCTTATCCGGCTGCAGTTGCAAGGCATTCCATTCGTTACAGTTTAGCAGCAGGGCGGCACAGTGTTCGATCACCTTAGCGTGGGGAACCAGTTCCCCTGTGCCACTGGCAAGCAGTGAGTTCAGGCACTGCTTACAGCTACGTATCAGTGCCTGTTGATCGGTCGGTTTACGGGGCCACTCCTCCAGCACTTGCTGCACCTGAACCAGAACGCCCTCCCAGGCCACCATTTTGCCGAGCTTGGCCACGAGTGGATTGCCGGCTAGTTCAGGGCGTTGTGTTTCGTTCTTCAGCACGGTCAGCAACGTTACGGCCGTACTGTAGTCCTTGCGTGCCGTCAGCTCACGCGCTTTGCCGATGAGAATGTAGGCAAAGTCCTGCAGAAAGCCCCGCTGCAACGGTATCAGTATCTGCTCGAGCGCATACGGTACCGTCCAGCTGGGGTTGATGGTGAACAGTGGCTTCGAGGGATTCGTACCGGCCAGTTTAACCAGCAGCTTGCGCACCGCACTGGCCGAGGTACAGGAAATGAGCTGGCGTTCCAACTGACCTACATCTAAGCGGACATCTAAAAAAAAGCAGGAAAGAACATGGATTAGCACTCTCCAGTAtactttctctcccttcttccTTACTTTTCGTTTCCGGAATCGTCCAATCGGTCTGCACCGCAATGCCAGACAGCTGAGTATCGGGCTCGGAGCGCTGCTGCCGGTAGTCCTGCAGCTCCTGCTCTGACACTATCTTCGGGTACGTGCGCACGAAGCCCTCGATCGCGTTCCCAAGCTCAGCACCGTATAACGTTACGAGGCCGAAGAAGTAGCGACGGAGCAGCGCTTGATCCGCTTGCCCGAACTGGTCAAACTGTTCGTCCGCGTACTGGAACAGTGACTCGATCAGCTTCGCCTGCTGGTTCTTGTACTTCTGCAAGGCCACATTGCAGCTCAGTATGttttcgccatccatcacGTACCGGATGATGTTAAGCGCAACGACGGCCAGTTCAAGTTCCTTCTGTTCGACCGGATTACCATCCGTGCTACCGATCGCATTGTATCCCTCGATGTTTAGCTCAAGTAGCTTCCGCTGAGTCATCGGAATCTCACGCCGGATGTTATCTTCCTTCAGAATGACCACGATGTCGGAGTAGTGGTTCAGAATGGATTCATGCAGTCGCTGCAACAGCCCATCCGGTTCACCGGTGACCCCGCACGCCAGCAGGTACGCCTGAAGGGCATCCACATCAACCGTACAGTAAAGGGCACGTGCACCGTCCTGCTCGGCCTCCCGTCGCCACTCGGTAAAGTTTTCCTTGCACAGCAACACGTTCTGGCGTGCCAGCTCGTACCGCTGCACGTACAGATAGTACATGCAGAGATCGTAGTGAATCTGTGCCCGCAGCTCACAGGGACGAATTGGGAGGGCAGAATCGAACCGCTGATGTATGTTGGCCGCATTCGCATCGAGCGGAACGAAGGAATCATACGTGAGAACGCGGAATGCTTGCGGTTCCTGTACCAGCTGCGTGAGAAAGTCGATACTGTGCTGCGTGAAGGGTTCCAGTGCCGACAGAGAGGACTCGTCGCGGAGCGTAAACGTTGCTGGATCCGTAACTGATTGACTGCGGTAGGgggaagcagaaaagaaagggaagatAGTTGTGCCATTTAGTggacgaagcgaagcggaCTTACGAATGGCCGACGAATGGTTTGGCAGTTTTGATTACGGCTGCACGGAGCACCTGAGCCCGTAGTACCCAGCGATGGTAGAGTGCGAGAGCGAACGTTAGAGCATGCTTGGATCCATCTACACCGGCAGACGGTGGTTCGTGTACGAGCGACAACGGCAACACAACCATCTTCCCGGCCATGATGCTGCACAAATCTCCCAGCAACTGCACCTGGCGGGCCACGGTAAGACTGCGCTCAAGCTGATCCAAATCCCACCGTATAAAGGCGGCCACTTTGAGGGCCAGAATCTTGAGTGCGAGCTGCTTTTTCGTGTATCTGAGTCCATCGGCCGGCGGCAACAGTTTGCCGGCAGCCTCAGACGGTTCTCCGGCCGTCGGGGTCGATATTACGCTGCTGGGTTCGTGCGGATTTTGCCCTTCCGGTACGATGGAAAGAAACTGGGTGATCAGCGCGGTCGGTGAAGGATCTGTAACGGCGAGCGGCAGCGTGATGATCACAGAAGACCGTGGTGCGATTCCGGCTACTCACCGGGATTTGGTTTGCTGAGGTGTTTGGTCAAAAGAGCCGGTTTTAGAAGAAACTCAAACCACAGTATCGTCTCCTCCGACAGGGGCACCGTCCGGGGTTTCAAGAGGTCCATTTCCGGTCAATTCGGCTGCCGGTTTcgccaaaaaaccaccaaaaaaccacgaaaagaacacaaaagtTAGTGGCTGccggtttgtttacattccaCTGCTCGAACAAAACTACTCGAAACAGGAACTCCTGAACGCGATCGTATAAAcgattgattttaaatttgatttaacgGTTAGGTTTCGGTTGGACAAACACGTGCTTTCCTAGTGTTCACGGGAATCCATTTCAGTTAATAAATACTCATACCACCACATTATTTGTTAATCTTTATTGTACATTCATCCGTTTAACCTAATTCCTAGAGCTTACACTATTCTACACGTTTTCTTAGCGCACTCCTTGCGATTACGCGTCCACTCGTTCCCACGGCACACGTTGTGGCCGCGGTGCTGGCCGTAATTTCTAAGAGCATTTAAACAtacttcgttcgttcgcttcgaaaACCTAAAACCCCAAATCGGGTAAAAAGTTCAAGGACGATACGTACACTTTGGCATTTCTACTCGTCCACTGCCGCCCCTCGTACCGTACCGCACTGCTCCGTTCAATGCGGGCGCAGTTTCGGTTCAGTGATTGAGAAGCATTGCATCACCGTAGACTACACAGACACTACGACGGGTCATAAGAAGGCGCAGGTAGTAGTAGCGCAAGAAGCGATAGCGCCACGATGCACTCCGTGACGCGAGTGGTGGAAATAAATTAGGAATCATCGTGCATCGGCCGAGAGCTTACGAACTAACTTAGATCATAGAGAGACGAGTTTGACGATCGTCACGAGAAATAGATAGGGATAAAAAGGGAATGTTGATAAGATGGGTCGTGGGAATGGGGGGGAGGGCTGGGACAATAAATAAGCCATGGACGCTGGAGGAGACTTATGAAGAAATTACACAGCATGTGCGGCAGAGACCAGAGCCGTCTGCGGCCGCTCCTCTTACAGAGGATGTACTCCGGATCGGAGGCATTAGGGTGTTTGCGCATGATTTAACCGTCGGTACAGGATGAGCAGTGCCAGGATGAGTAACTTCGTGCTAGACATACGCTGTGGTgcggtggaggaagaggagtgatggtggtttgaGAGTTCCATAAACAGATGATACGGACACTGGCTGGGAGCCTTCACGAATGTATCGAACGTAGGGTACTTGAATATCTCCGAAGCCTGTAAAGGaacagaggaagagaaaggttAGCTCCGTGCGGATTGCTGAATGATCGGTAGCTGACTTACCACCGAGATAGCGTCGCTCGATACCCGGCAGAAGGCCATGTGCTTCCCGGTAAGTATGCTCTGTTCCACGCGCCGTGTAAACAGTGGTTCCGACCAGGGCAGCTGGTTCAGGTGCGACAGAAAGGTACGATCGTGAAACTCGACCGGATCGGAGATGATCAACCGATTGAGAATCGATTCCCGGTACAGGACATCTTCCTCCTCTGCCACGATACTGTACTCCCGGGCGTTCTGGAGTGCCCGTATGGCGAGCTGGTTCTGCTCGTCGTCCACCTCACCACCGGGCGCAAAGTTTGGGAAGATTGTCGTCGGCAGCAGATCCAGGATGTTGCCGTTGTACAGGAACAGATTCTCCACGTCCGTCATGTTCATCGCGTAGAACTGGAACACGCCGAAGGTTTCGAAAAACTCCTTTACCGGCGTCATGCTGTAGCAACCGGCCAGCTCGATCTTTGGGTAGTAAGTAATGAACGAGAGGCACATCTCTTGCTTCGTTGAGTATCCGCCAAGCGTCGGTCGTCTGCGGCCAACAGTCTGCAATAAAGAGAATGCAATTAAATACCAAGGTACCAAGGAATGGAGGGCCTCCTCGCTGTTCCTTACCTCGTAGGCACAGTCCGTTATCAGATAGTCACCGGGCAGCAcattggtttcattttctaGCTGACGGATCTGCTGAAAATTATGATTGTAGTTATCATCCTCCACGATCCGTGGCAGCTCCTTGCCATCGCGCACATGCCGTAAACTCATCTTTCGTCCGGCCACATGTGAGTGCAACGCAGCCGAAACAACGTTTATGCCAGCCTCTGGAAACACCGCTCCCGTACAGGATGGTCCACAGATACCAACATTCCGATACAGCTTCTGACCGGGCGGTATCATTTGCGTGTCCGAAACGGACACTCCCGAGATCATCATTCCGGCATCGTGGCGCCGGACATGGCGGGTGTAGTGAATCCGGAAGCCCGAATGATCCAGCACACGCTTCGCCCGCGGATTGTCGTAGTGCACCTCGAGCATGTAGTACCGGGCGGCACCCTTATCACCGCCGATCGGGATGCCGATGTGCTCGGGAAGGAACTGACCGGATGCACCGACACCCCAGGTCGCCACGGGCGTGATGCAAGAGTCCCAGTCCCGTGGTGTCAGTAGATTGCTGTTGCATACGGCTCCACTGCTCTTGACCCAAACGTCCCAGGAGTTGGGATCGGAACCGGGGTACGAGTTGGTCGAACACTCGAACAGCGTCATGTGGTGCACGAGCGGTTGCTTCGTGGAGCTGGAAATAGAACGGAAACACGAGACAGACACAAGGTTAGAATGGTTTGGAAGTCGTCTGTTGTCcagctgtgtgtgcttttgggGTCACTCATTTGACTCACTCAGATAGTCATCTCTGTTAACCTTTAGCTTTTTTGCATGTTGGTCCTATGAgactttcccccttttctcttttgctgtCAGAATGCAACAAACGCCGTTATTTTTAACTCAGAAATAATTATGCAATCAACCTTCATACAGATGGACTACTTATGAGTTGCAAATCATCTTGAATCCACTATCGGATTTCTACAGCAAAGAGCAATTATATCGCCATAGTTTATGTTAATTCCGTTGGCCAAAAATCGTAACTAAAAACGGCGAAGAGCGAGTTGATTTAAAGATTTGATAaacatgctggtggtggattagAACAGCGCAAAAATTCAGATCCAGTTTAGATAAAAGGCACTTGGCATGAAATCCCCAAATTTGCAATTCAACAGCGTTCAGCCAGCGTGAGCCTAAGCTCCTCTTCACCTACTGATAGCATCTGACCGGACTGGACTGTTTGGTTCTGCAGGTGACATAGTCAACCGCACGCGACCATCTGCGATAGTCAGggaacaaattgaaaaacgtTAACGTAGGCTGAGCGTCCGCGAACCGAGGCAGCAATCGGGAAGCGCAATCTTTCGCCCCTGCGCGTTTGATGATTTATCACTTAATTTGTCCGTGCGTCCGTTATGCAAATATGCTTTTTCTATCTTATTAGATGCTTCTCTATTACCTTTCCTTAGTCAGCAGCGCCTCGTAGCCGATGATGTGATGCTTTTCGCGCAGGGTCGGTGCCTTGAGGATTTTGCACCAGTACAGTGTGTCCATGCTGGCGTCGATGGAGACATTCTTCACTGTTACGTCCCACTGGCGCAGATCTTCTCGCTGATCGGTCGGCCGACGGAACTGCGGTCCGAGGAAGTGGATCGAGCGGGCCCCACGATTTTTGCTGTGCCCTTTTAAGCTACCGGCCACCGGATCACGGTCACCGTACGACCACAGGACCTTCATCGTATCGGCCTAAAAATGGACGAGAAGATAACATTTTGATTAACAAAGATTGAAAGAATTCAACAAGTTCCTTTATAATGTTTACTTAGATTAAAATAGTATCTTCTTACAATCGGTTTTAAATCGAGTTTTTGCAGAGTAAATTAAATCTTTAATTCAAAAAGATGTAATGAGCACCGGTTAGCCGGGGACGGTATCGTTTGCAGCGACGGACGGTGCTGTCACTGCGTGTCTACTCGTCTTATAATTATGCGGAGGCAAAACCCCCcaggaaggaaaacttttaattttccacacCTTCGCTTCCGTCCATTGACCTCCCTTTCCCGACGGGTTGAACCTTTCGTTAACCGTTTTATGGAGCGtagtggaatgtttttttaattgtgCAGACCGTGAGGTCAGGACAGCGAAAGCAAGCAACAGGTTGGAATGGTAGATGGCAACAGGTCATACgcgcgctgtgctgtggccaTAACGAAACACaaagtgggaaaaagggaattttCCGAATTtgggaaacaaaatgaaaaaaagagtCTGGAATGGGAGGACAATGAGAATATTGTGAGGCAAAAGTTCTTCGTCTTTCATGCTAAGAATGGATCACTAATTGCTATTCTTAGGACGTGGGATGTGACCCGCAAAATGCTGTTGCGTTGAGAGGTAGTTCATTTCCGTTGAAATAACTAATTGTTGTGGATGTCCTCAAGGGACTTTTTGGGCGTTTCGATCAGAGGGCATCCCTTAGGAGTATCCCTTACACTAGCTAGAGCGTGTCGTGTGCTTTGGTCTGCACGAAAGGGCGCTGTCTTTGTTGTCTTTCTGTGTTGGCGATATCTAATTAGTACGCAAAGGTCCTTTAACCCGACATTCGTTCGCATTTATTTCAAAACGCCTGTTCTACTACAGCAACACAGCAGTTGAGCGCAGTTGAGTTCTCAAACAGGCAGTTACAGTAACTGGTTGGGCCCTATTATGCAATCCACATTAAAAATACCCGTGGGTACATAACATACCGGCAATTAGAGTGGCATTCCTATGGATAGCAAAACTCGTAGCTATGCCATACCGGTTCACTATTCATCCTTCAATGGTGCTTCGCTGTGCAATGTCCTGTGGGGCCCCGGATGGACACTATTCATGGTATTTTTAAACAGGACActccaggaaaaaaaaaactgtgcgGTGCGCAAAAGACAAGTGTGTAATGTGGCCCCGTTTACTGCGCTAGCTACTCTACagactggcagcagcaaccactaGAATCCGAGTTGGCCGGTAAGATGCTCGAGAAACTCTGAGAAGACCCTGCGAGCATGGTGAGGATGGTTGGAAATGTGATAAGATACTTTAAAAAACATATCCGCCGCTCGTTCACACCGGCTGCAGTGTCGTGCACTCGAGCGACAAGGCACCAGCATCTCGCCCGCTGGTGAAGACTCCGCTCGGTCAGCGAGACTCCGTGTGCGGTGCGTTTAAaagcgatttttttctttctctactCGTCTGGTGGACATAACGATGAGACATGAGATGCTATGAAAACGGAGCATGGTATCCGAGATATGCGATGGCAGTGGCCGTTTTATATCCTTGCTATTTGGAGGAA
Proteins encoded in this region:
- the LOC126577024 gene encoding flap endonuclease 1, coding for MGIKGLSQLIADVAPFAVKEGEIKTFFGRKVAIDASMCLYQFLIAVRAEGAQLTSVDGETTSHLMGTFYRTIRLLENGIKPVYVFDGKPPELKSGELNKRAERREEAQKALDKATEAGAVEDIEKFNRRLVKVTKQHANEAKELLRLMGVPYVEAPCEAEAQCAALVKAGKVYATATEDMDALTFGSSILLRHLTFSEARKMPVQEFHYEKVLKGFELSADEFIDLCILLGCDYCDTIRGIGPKKAIELINKHRSIDQILEHLDKSKYVVPEDWNYQQARRLFKEPEVADATGIELKWSEPDEEGLVKYLCGDRQFNEDRIRAGAKKILKTKNSATQGRLDSFFKVLPSAAGSATPKRKQEDKKPLVGSAAKKAKTATPRGRKPK
- the LOC126579051 gene encoding MOXD1 homolog 1, whose protein sequence is MWMLMLLVAALGCQSSATPMTLAKETIPPVHHRWSRSESMDPNGLYTLDWHVDQKDIVFTATANTRGFMGLGFSHRSEHMAGSDLVLVWVDDRTGKPNVLDCHGSKDNHHMPVQDDTQNYHIESGFQNLTHTSVTFRRALETCDPHDIIIGADTMKVLWSYGDRDPVAGSLKGHSKNRGARSIHFLGPQFRRPTDQREDLRQWDVTVKNVSIDASMDTLYWCKILKAPTLREKHHIIGYEALLTKESSTKQPLVHHMTLFECSTNSYPGSDPNSWDVWVKSSGAVCNSNLLTPRDWDSCITPVATWGVGASGQFLPEHIGIPIGGDKGAARYYMLEVHYDNPRAKRVLDHSGFRIHYTRHVRRHDAGMMISGVSVSDTQMIPPGQKLYRNVGICGPSCTGAVFPEAGINVVSAALHSHVAGRKMSLRHVRDGKELPRIVEDDNYNHNFQQIRQLENETNVLPGDYLITDCAYETVGRRRPTLGGYSTKQEMCLSFITYYPKIELAGCYSMTPVKEFFETFGVFQFYAMNMTDVENLFLYNGNILDLLPTTIFPNFAPGGEVDDEQNQLAIRALQNAREYSIVAEEEDVLYRESILNRLIISDPVEFHDRTFLSHLNQLPWSEPLFTRRVEQSILTGKHMAFCRVSSDAISVASEIFKYPTFDTFVKAPSQCPYHLFMELSNHHHSSSSTAPQRMSSTKLLILALLILYRRLNHAQTP
- the LOC126577023 gene encoding integrator complex subunit 8 encodes the protein MDLLKPRTVPLSEETILWFEFLLKPALLTKHLSKPNPDPSPTALITQFLSIVPEGQNPHEPSSVISTPTAGEPSEAAGKLLPPADGLRYTKKQLALKILALKVAAFIRWDLDQLERSLTVARQVQLLGDLCSIMAGKMVVLPLSLVHEPPSAGVDGSKHALTFALALYHRWVLRAQVLRAAVIKTAKPFVGHSQSVTDPATFTLRDESSLSALEPFTQHSIDFLTQLVQEPQAFRVLTYDSFVPLDANAANIHQRFDSALPIRPCELRAQIHYDLCMYYLYVQRYELARQNVLLCKENFTEWRREAEQDGARALYCTVDVDALQAYLLACGVTGEPDGLLQRLHESILNHYSDIVVILKEDNIRREIPMTQRKLLELNIEGYNAIGSTDGNPVEQKELELAVVALNIIRYVMDGENILSCNVALQKYKNQQAKLIESLFQYADEQFDQFGQADQALLRRYFFGLVTLYGAELGNAIEGFVRTYPKIVSEQELQDYRQQRSEPDTQLSGIAVQTDWTIPETKNVRLDVGQLERQLISCTSASAVRKLLVKLAGTNPSKPLFTINPSWTVPYALEQILIPLQRGFLQDFAYILIGKARELTARKDYSTAVTLLTVLKNETQRPELAGNPLVAKLGKMVAWEGVLVQVQQVLEEWPRKPTDQQALIRSCKQCLNSLLASGTGELVPHAKVIEHCAALLLNCNEWNALQLQPDKRYPGLELCSALAQAFLDIEKFKGTKKTSREAWELVLPMFLNPPGSRQRQLPSDGPLVQLIVKLRDPLVISLLLSLLSRIHNILKDETNLDISAEYLFLWPSNLNNTSIYNLKLVSEALHLLLNQALRYYPNNIPWIKLKGDLEYVSNNHEAAMRCYVTVLISGTEYCTVHAQRPLLDDVLVRRMIKCSSNLGCFVQAAVMCQFFDEPDYGLAFKSISEKAANSADAMDSYYSCIWDPTLLEFIVNWHQKKGEHMRRLQASSFLAQLELNANSNDEIKREAAAVRKNRFLRSLAKQYMC